The following are encoded in a window of Flavobacterium cupriresistens genomic DNA:
- a CDS encoding Lrp/AsnC family transcriptional regulator: MSKFRLDEVDHQILDMLIDNTRVPFTDIAKKLLISAGTVHVRVKKMEDAGIIMGSSLALDYDKLGYSFIAYVGVFLNNTSQTKFVLERINQIPFVTVASVTTGKFNIFCKIRAKDTKHAKEVIFMIDDIEGVYRTETMISLEESINDKKRLMHTIFKNM; the protein is encoded by the coding sequence ATGAGTAAATTTCGTTTAGATGAAGTAGATCACCAGATTTTAGATATGTTAATAGACAATACGAGAGTTCCGTTTACTGACATTGCAAAAAAACTATTGATATCTGCTGGAACAGTACATGTTAGGGTAAAAAAAATGGAAGACGCGGGGATAATAATGGGATCTTCTTTAGCCTTAGATTATGATAAATTAGGGTATTCATTTATTGCTTATGTGGGGGTATTCCTTAATAACACGTCACAAACTAAATTTGTATTAGAGCGAATCAATCAAATTCCATTCGTAACTGTAGCTTCAGTTACTACGGGAAAATTCAATATTTTTTGCAAAATCAGAGCAAAAGATACCAAGCATGCAAAAGAAGTAATCTTTATGATCGATGATATCGAAGGAGTTTACAGAACAGAAACAATGATTTCATTAGAAGAAAGTATAAACGATAAGAAGCGTTTGATGCATACTATTTTTAAAAATATGTAA
- a CDS encoding M14 family metallopeptidase, whose amino-acid sequence MKLEELFNQYKEQSIEGRYLTLDHIQPLLDKLNTNNQVKVIGKSVLDKPIYSYEIGTGKTRIYLWSQMHGNESTTTKALFDFINVLNSGSDIALKMLETFTFYCIPILNPDGAALYTRENANKIDLNRDSQNLTQPESIVLRKVFEEFKPDYCFNLHDQRTIFGAGDTGKPATLSFLAPSYNEEREVNPTRLQAINLIAGLNDVLQEYIPGQIGRFDDSFNINCIGDTFQFLGVPTILFEAGHYRNDYSREITRKFLFFSLFSSFKILSENDLVHNRFYDYLNISQNKVVFYDFMYKNVKINYDGIEIITNFVAQYREELIGNKIEFNAYIVEVGELENYFGHFEYDAEGASYSDDFNNFPNLNQKADFYLNKNIKFVNGLIKT is encoded by the coding sequence ATGAAATTAGAAGAATTATTTAACCAATACAAAGAACAATCAATAGAAGGTCGTTATTTGACTTTAGACCATATTCAGCCTTTATTAGATAAGCTTAATACGAACAATCAGGTTAAGGTTATTGGCAAATCAGTTTTGGATAAACCCATCTATAGCTATGAAATTGGGACAGGTAAAACACGGATTTATCTGTGGTCTCAAATGCATGGAAATGAAAGTACAACAACAAAAGCACTTTTTGATTTCATCAATGTCCTTAACAGCGGATCTGATATTGCGCTTAAAATGCTTGAAACATTTACTTTTTATTGTATTCCAATTCTAAATCCTGACGGAGCGGCACTTTACACACGTGAAAACGCCAATAAGATAGACCTGAACCGTGATTCTCAGAATCTTACGCAGCCGGAGAGTATTGTTCTCAGAAAAGTATTTGAAGAATTTAAACCGGATTATTGTTTTAACCTGCACGATCAGCGTACTATTTTTGGAGCGGGAGATACCGGAAAACCTGCAACCCTTTCTTTTCTGGCCCCTTCTTATAATGAAGAAAGAGAAGTAAATCCCACCCGATTACAGGCGATTAATTTAATAGCCGGTCTAAACGATGTTTTGCAGGAATATATTCCCGGACAAATCGGTCGTTTTGATGATTCATTTAACATTAATTGCATAGGAGATACGTTTCAATTTTTAGGCGTACCGACGATTTTATTTGAAGCAGGCCACTATAGAAACGACTACAGCCGCGAAATCACTCGGAAGTTCCTATTTTTCTCACTTTTTTCAAGTTTTAAAATACTTTCCGAAAACGATTTAGTTCATAACAGATTTTATGATTATTTGAATATTTCACAAAATAAAGTCGTTTTTTATGATTTTATGTATAAAAATGTCAAAATAAATTATGATGGTATTGAAATAATTACGAATTTTGTCGCACAATACAGAGAAGAATTGATTGGAAATAAGATTGAGTTCAATGCCTATATAGTTGAAGTAGGTGAATTAGAGAATTATTTTGGACATTTTGAATATGATGCTGAAGGAGCGAGTTATTCTGATGACTTTAATAATTTTCCGAATTTGAATCAAAAAGCAGATTTTTATTTAAATAAAAATATTAAATTTGTTAACGGGTTGATAAAAACTTAG
- a CDS encoding helix-turn-helix transcriptional regulator, which produces MVNIDDFVKRLELLLDYYGLNASAFADKIGVQRSSMSHLLSGRNKPSLDFVLKISTIFPEVDLYWILNGTGNFPKKENESLNNTTEVVSATEQVHAPIPSNDNLFSADLFSGLQTEPAPKEEKKYSAVAKSSNSDLEEDEIEKIIFFYKNGTFKVYVP; this is translated from the coding sequence ATGGTAAACATCGATGATTTTGTAAAAAGACTGGAACTACTCCTTGATTATTATGGATTAAATGCCTCTGCATTTGCGGACAAAATAGGCGTGCAACGTTCCAGCATGTCTCACCTGCTTTCCGGAAGAAACAAACCGAGTCTTGACTTTGTATTAAAAATTTCAACCATTTTTCCAGAGGTCGATCTGTATTGGATTTTAAACGGGACAGGAAATTTCCCTAAAAAAGAAAATGAATCTCTAAACAATACAACAGAGGTTGTTTCGGCAACGGAGCAAGTGCACGCTCCTATTCCATCGAATGATAATCTCTTTTCGGCTGATTTGTTTTCGGGACTCCAAACTGAACCTGCTCCTAAAGAAGAAAAAAAATACAGTGCAGTCGCTAAAAGTTCAAATTCTGATCTGGAAGAAGACGAAATTGAAAAAATCATATTTTTTTATAAAAACGGAACATTTAAAGTATATGTCCCGTAG
- a CDS encoding 1-acyl-sn-glycerol-3-phosphate acyltransferase, producing MKKQLYKFIFFKLMGWKIVGIENAEVKKCILMVMPHTSNHDFYLGIFTRGISGLEMNWVGKKELFRFPFGYYFRNVGGEPLDRSGGLNKVDSIAAIFERKEVFRLAVATEGTRKKVTEIKTGFYYIALKANVPIVPVAFDWGRKEVNLGKPFFPTGNYEDDLQVLKKHYDGVVGKIPENGFAL from the coding sequence ATGAAGAAACAGTTGTATAAATTTATCTTTTTTAAGCTAATGGGCTGGAAGATAGTAGGGATCGAAAATGCTGAAGTAAAAAAATGCATCTTGATGGTAATGCCACATACAAGCAATCATGATTTTTATCTAGGAATTTTTACCAGAGGAATTTCCGGATTGGAAATGAATTGGGTCGGAAAGAAAGAATTGTTCCGGTTTCCGTTTGGCTATTATTTTAGAAATGTAGGCGGAGAACCCTTAGATCGTTCCGGAGGATTAAACAAAGTAGATTCTATAGCTGCTATTTTCGAACGTAAAGAAGTCTTTCGTTTGGCAGTTGCTACGGAAGGGACGCGAAAAAAAGTGACAGAAATTAAAACAGGTTTTTATTATATCGCGCTTAAAGCGAATGTACCGATTGTTCCTGTAGCTTTTGACTGGGGAAGAAAAGAAGTGAATTTAGGAAAGCCTTTTTTCCCGACCGGAAATTATGAGGACGATTTACAGGTTTTGAAAAAACATTATGATGGAGTCGTAGGTAAAATTCCTGAAAACGGATTTGCACTCTAA
- a CDS encoding spermidine synthase has translation MIQKIISYLIPIKIFRKKSARSKIIEVTWTNGELVLDSENTNYSYGSLQRILRYGLRNIGYKTILEMDHVLVLGVAGGSVIKTLIDEIEYKGKITGVEIDPDMIQIANEYFNLNQIKQLDLIIDDAFEFVLKTKDKYDLIIIDVFEDIKMPNFLFESFFSNRICSLLKDRGFVLFNTMILDEAHNVRNRKYISEINTKLFTSKMLPRIEVHNELIIIEKVA, from the coding sequence ATGATTCAAAAAATAATCAGTTATCTGATTCCAATAAAAATTTTCAGGAAAAAATCGGCAAGAAGTAAAATAATCGAAGTGACCTGGACTAATGGAGAATTGGTTTTAGATTCTGAAAACACCAATTATTCTTATGGCAGTTTACAGCGTATTTTAAGATATGGTCTGCGAAATATTGGTTATAAAACAATTCTTGAAATGGATCATGTTCTGGTCCTGGGAGTGGCCGGTGGCAGCGTCATCAAAACTTTAATTGATGAAATTGAATATAAAGGAAAAATTACCGGTGTTGAAATTGATCCGGATATGATTCAGATTGCCAATGAATACTTTAACCTGAATCAAATAAAACAGCTTGACCTTATTATCGACGATGCTTTCGAATTTGTTTTAAAAACAAAAGACAAATACGACCTTATTATTATTGATGTTTTTGAAGATATAAAAATGCCGAACTTTCTGTTTGAAAGCTTCTTTAGCAACCGGATTTGCTCGCTTTTAAAAGATCGTGGTTTTGTACTTTTTAATACCATGATTCTCGACGAGGCACATAATGTAAGAAACAGGAAGTACATTTCGGAAATAAATACTAAATTGTTTACCTCAAAAATGTTGCCCCGAATTGAAGTTCATAACGAATTAATAATCATCGAAAAAGTTGCCTAA
- a CDS encoding peptidoglycan DD-metalloendopeptidase family protein yields the protein MKTLVSILKALPPTKVIDASIDFSKYIPLDLSVTNKELVKNKPSNVEEIEDFISNYLERNDAEIAFGGYIEGRNLYQRSSIFKDGSNPERNIHIGLDLWGKVETKIIAPLDGKIHSFKNNIGLGDYGPTIILEHEVENEKFYTLYGHLSLESIENLTVGDIFKKGDYLATFGSSTVNGDYAPHLHFQIINNIENYNGDYPGVCNINDLNFYIENCPDPNLLLKIT from the coding sequence ATGAAAACCTTAGTCTCTATTTTAAAAGCCTTGCCTCCAACAAAAGTCATTGACGCCAGTATTGATTTTTCAAAATACATTCCATTAGATCTATCTGTGACTAACAAAGAATTAGTTAAAAATAAGCCTTCGAATGTCGAAGAAATTGAAGATTTTATTTCAAATTATTTGGAAAGAAATGATGCCGAGATCGCCTTCGGTGGTTATATTGAAGGGCGAAATTTATACCAAAGAAGCAGTATTTTTAAAGACGGCTCAAACCCCGAACGCAACATTCATATTGGATTGGATTTATGGGGAAAAGTAGAAACAAAAATCATTGCTCCGCTTGACGGAAAAATTCACAGCTTTAAAAATAATATTGGTTTGGGTGATTATGGCCCTACTATTATTTTGGAGCACGAAGTCGAAAATGAAAAATTTTATACTTTATATGGACATTTATCGTTAGAAAGTATAGAAAACCTTACCGTTGGGGACATTTTCAAAAAAGGTGACTATTTAGCGACTTTTGGAAGTTCGACTGTTAATGGGGATTATGCGCCACATTTGCATTTTCAAATTATAAACAATATTGAAAATTACAATGGCGATTACCCCGGAGTTTGCAATATAAACGACTTAAATTTTTACATAGAAAATTGCCCCGACCCTAACTTATTATTAAAAATAACATAA
- a CDS encoding nuclear transport factor 2 family protein, whose amino-acid sequence MNSNENLIAKFYTAFGNADYKTMSECYHPKIHFIDPAFGLLKEEQVSAMWEMLLSRSKGNIKIEFSNIKADEFSGSANWIATYNFSKTNRTVVNKIVAEFIFQDGLIIKHTDNFDVWKWSKQAFGFTGLLLGWTGFFQDKIRKQALLSLKKFQESK is encoded by the coding sequence ATGAATTCAAACGAAAACTTAATCGCTAAGTTCTATACTGCTTTTGGAAATGCTGACTACAAGACAATGAGCGAATGTTATCATCCAAAAATACATTTTATTGACCCTGCTTTTGGCTTATTAAAAGAAGAACAAGTTTCTGCAATGTGGGAAATGTTGCTTTCAAGAAGTAAAGGCAATATTAAAATTGAATTTTCAAACATCAAAGCAGATGAATTCTCGGGTTCAGCCAATTGGATTGCTACATATAATTTCAGCAAAACAAACAGAACTGTAGTCAATAAAATAGTAGCTGAATTTATTTTTCAAGATGGTTTAATCATCAAACATACGGACAATTTTGATGTTTGGAAATGGTCCAAACAGGCTTTTGGTTTCACAGGTCTTCTGCTGGGTTGGACAGGTTTTTTTCAGGACAAAATAAGGAAACAGGCTTTGTTATCTCTCAAAAAGTTTCAGGAATCCAAATAA
- a CDS encoding APC family permease, with the protein MKEIVHKKLNQLQATAICGNDISSSCLYVSALTILYAGQFAWISLLIVAVVLFLFRRIYGEVVGAIPLNGGAYNVLLNTSTKRLASLAATLTVLSYMATAVISASEGMHYLHGIFDGLNIITATIVVLVLFTGLAILGIGESAFVAVIIFITHLVTLSLLVLASLWFILNNGLETFHLNWQTPIAYGNIKTALFLGFSAAMLGISGFESSANFVEEQKPGVFPKTLRNMWAIVSFFNPVIALLLISIIPLAEVGSNKESLLAYLGQTTGGSWLAWLISIDAVLVLCGAVLTSFVGVSGLLNRMTLDRILPNYFLKQNKRGSHYRIVISFLVLCISVLFVTNGHLESLAGVYTFSFLAVMALFGIGNLLLKFKRRKLPRPERARGIVVVIAVSSIIAAFIGNMQLNINSFYTFLKYMVPSLLFIGIMLNRIFLIRVLIEGLEYFYQPLRKMVIVSNRYLHKMSLKINSQEFVFFTKGDDVAILNRVLQYVEGNETTKKLKIVHVTNGMTSNEELRKDLEVLDRAYDEIDIEYLEIEGVFGPEIIDELSEKWKIPKNFMFIGSPGNKFSYRVSDLGGVRLIM; encoded by the coding sequence ATGAAAGAAATTGTACACAAGAAATTAAATCAATTACAAGCAACAGCGATATGCGGAAATGACATTAGTTCCTCCTGCTTATATGTATCGGCATTAACCATTTTGTATGCAGGGCAATTTGCCTGGATTTCGTTACTGATTGTTGCAGTTGTTTTATTCCTTTTCAGAAGAATTTACGGAGAAGTGGTGGGTGCAATTCCTTTAAACGGAGGCGCATACAATGTTTTATTAAACACGTCAACCAAACGCTTGGCTTCTCTTGCGGCTACATTGACTGTTTTATCGTACATGGCAACTGCTGTTATTTCAGCATCTGAAGGAATGCATTATCTACATGGGATATTTGACGGTTTAAACATCATCACCGCCACGATTGTTGTTTTGGTACTCTTTACCGGACTCGCTATTTTAGGAATTGGAGAATCGGCCTTTGTTGCCGTAATCATATTTATAACACATTTAGTTACCTTAAGTTTGCTTGTTCTGGCATCGTTGTGGTTTATTCTGAACAATGGATTAGAAACCTTCCACCTCAATTGGCAGACGCCTATAGCTTATGGAAACATAAAAACAGCACTTTTTCTTGGTTTCTCGGCAGCAATGCTTGGAATTTCAGGCTTTGAGAGTTCTGCAAATTTTGTTGAAGAACAAAAACCGGGAGTTTTTCCAAAAACCTTGAGAAACATGTGGGCAATTGTGAGTTTCTTCAATCCTGTGATTGCACTTTTATTGATAAGTATCATTCCATTAGCCGAAGTTGGTTCTAACAAAGAATCTCTTTTAGCGTATTTGGGACAAACAACCGGAGGCTCCTGGCTTGCGTGGTTGATCTCAATAGATGCGGTTTTAGTGCTTTGTGGTGCCGTATTAACCTCTTTTGTTGGGGTTTCTGGATTACTAAACCGAATGACCTTAGATCGTATTCTTCCCAATTATTTCCTCAAGCAAAATAAAAGAGGTTCTCATTACCGAATCGTAATCAGTTTCTTGGTTCTTTGCATATCAGTTTTATTTGTAACAAACGGACATTTAGAGTCATTGGCTGGTGTTTATACCTTCTCCTTTTTAGCTGTTATGGCCTTATTTGGAATTGGAAATTTACTGCTAAAATTTAAACGCAGAAAGCTACCAAGACCCGAACGCGCCAGAGGAATTGTTGTGGTTATCGCGGTTTCCAGTATTATTGCGGCCTTTATCGGTAATATGCAACTGAACATCAATTCGTTTTATACTTTCTTGAAATATATGGTGCCGTCCCTATTGTTTATTGGAATCATGTTAAACCGTATCTTCTTGATTCGGGTTCTGATTGAAGGTTTAGAGTATTTTTACCAACCATTAAGAAAAATGGTTATCGTAAGTAACCGTTACCTGCATAAAATGAGCTTAAAGATAAACTCGCAAGAATTTGTCTTTTTTACCAAAGGTGATGACGTGGCTATTCTAAATCGAGTACTGCAATATGTGGAAGGAAACGAAACAACCAAAAAACTTAAAATTGTACACGTTACAAACGGCATGACAAGCAATGAAGAGTTGCGAAAAGATTTAGAAGTTTTAGATCGTGCTTACGACGAAATTGATATCGAATACCTCGAAATTGAAGGTGTATTTGGTCCCGAAATTATAGATGAACTATCCGAAAAATGGAAAATCCCAAAGAACTTTATGTTCATAGGTTCCCCCGGAAATAAATTTTCTTACCGCGTCTCCGACTTAGGAGGTGTGCGTTTAATAATGTAG
- a CDS encoding aminotransferase class V-fold PLP-dependent enzyme: MNSKNSTISLETYFQDFRKHIVGVDQEFTSPYGKKQIIYTDWTASGRLYRPIEEKLLNEFGPFVANTHTETTVSGTAMTKAYHHARNIIKRHTNANQDDVLITDGTGMTGVVNKFQRILGLKIPENLKDCTIVPAEKKPIVFISHMEHHSNQTSWLETIADVEIIPSCEKGLFCLDNLEQLLEKYKERTIKIASITSCSNVTGLKTPFHEAAKLMHQHNGVCFVDFACSGPYVEIDMHPEDPESYLDAIFFSPHKFLGGPGTSGVLIFNKKLYNNMIPDCPGGGTVSWTNPWGEHKYIDNIEDREDGGTPGFLQVIKTALAIELKEEMGIENILQREHEIVDFVFNELDAVSNIKILAGQHKNRLGVVSFFVEDLHFNLGVKLLNDRFGIQTRGGCSCAGTYGHFLLHVDQETSNKLVNEITIGDLIKKPGWIRMSIHPTTTDEEIAFVCKSIKEMAENHKTWALDYSYNKNTNEFIHKDATSFEDELVAGWFKS, encoded by the coding sequence ATGAATAGCAAAAATAGTACCATCAGTTTAGAAACATATTTTCAGGATTTTAGAAAGCATATTGTTGGTGTTGACCAGGAATTTACTTCTCCATACGGCAAAAAACAGATCATTTATACCGATTGGACTGCCAGTGGAAGGTTATATCGCCCTATAGAGGAGAAACTTTTGAATGAATTTGGTCCTTTTGTTGCCAATACGCATACCGAAACGACCGTGTCAGGTACTGCCATGACAAAAGCGTATCATCATGCCAGAAACATCATTAAACGTCATACCAATGCCAATCAGGATGATGTTCTGATTACGGATGGAACAGGAATGACAGGTGTTGTCAATAAATTTCAACGTATTTTAGGTTTAAAAATACCTGAAAATTTAAAAGATTGTACCATTGTACCAGCAGAGAAAAAGCCGATCGTTTTTATCTCTCATATGGAGCATCATTCGAATCAAACTTCTTGGTTAGAGACGATTGCAGATGTAGAAATTATCCCATCTTGTGAGAAAGGGCTTTTTTGTCTGGATAATTTGGAGCAATTATTAGAGAAATATAAAGAAAGAACTATCAAAATCGCTTCAATTACGTCATGTTCTAATGTGACGGGGTTAAAAACTCCATTTCACGAAGCTGCAAAATTAATGCACCAGCATAATGGGGTTTGTTTTGTGGATTTCGCCTGTTCAGGACCTTATGTAGAAATTGACATGCATCCGGAAGATCCGGAATCTTATTTAGATGCCATTTTCTTTTCTCCGCATAAATTTCTAGGAGGACCGGGGACTTCAGGTGTTTTGATTTTCAATAAAAAACTATACAACAACATGATTCCGGATTGTCCCGGAGGTGGAACGGTAAGTTGGACAAACCCTTGGGGCGAACACAAATATATTGATAACATTGAGGATCGTGAAGATGGCGGTACTCCTGGATTTCTACAAGTAATCAAAACAGCTTTGGCTATTGAGTTGAAAGAAGAAATGGGAATTGAGAACATCTTGCAACGTGAACACGAAATCGTTGATTTTGTTTTTAATGAATTAGATGCAGTTTCGAATATCAAAATCTTAGCAGGACAACATAAAAACCGATTGGGAGTTGTTTCCTTTTTTGTAGAAGATCTTCATTTTAACCTTGGCGTAAAATTACTGAACGACAGATTTGGAATTCAAACCAGAGGAGGATGCAGTTGTGCCGGGACTTACGGGCACTTTTTATTACATGTTGATCAGGAAACTTCGAATAAATTAGTCAATGAAATTACCATTGGTGATTTGATCAAAAAGCCGGGATGGATCAGAATGTCTATTCACCCAACTACTACCGATGAAGAGATTGCTTTTGTTTGTAAAAGCATTAAAGAAATGGCAGAAAACCATAAAACATGGGCTTTAGATTATTCTTATAATAAAAACACAAATGAATTTATCCATAAAGACGCGACTTCTTTTGAAGATGAATTAGTGGCGGGATGGTTTAAATCTTAA
- the msrA gene encoding peptide-methionine (S)-S-oxide reductase MsrA, with amino-acid sequence MENLAVATFGGGCFWCIEAVIQRLKGVESLKSGYSDGFIKNPPYREVCTGRTGHAEVIQVTFNPDIISYHDLITVFMTSHDPTTLNRQGGDSGTQYRSIILYHNDTQKEIAEQVFEEVKPVFADPIVTQLKPFEVFYEAEDYHQNYYNENQEAGYCQMVIDPKVQKLKKMYADKLIG; translated from the coding sequence ATGGAAAATTTAGCAGTGGCAACTTTTGGTGGTGGATGTTTTTGGTGTATTGAAGCCGTAATTCAGCGTTTAAAGGGGGTAGAATCCCTAAAATCAGGATATTCAGATGGTTTTATTAAGAATCCACCCTACCGTGAAGTTTGCACCGGAAGAACGGGTCATGCCGAAGTAATTCAGGTAACCTTTAATCCTGACATAATTTCATACCATGACTTAATTACTGTTTTTATGACAAGTCACGATCCTACAACGTTAAACCGTCAGGGTGGTGATAGTGGAACACAATATCGTTCTATTATCCTGTACCATAATGACACTCAAAAGGAAATTGCAGAACAAGTTTTCGAAGAAGTAAAACCCGTTTTTGCGGATCCGATTGTAACACAGTTGAAACCTTTTGAAGTATTCTATGAAGCAGAAGATTACCATCAGAATTACTACAATGAAAATCAAGAAGCAGGATACTGTCAAATGGTGATTGACCCTAAAGTACAAAAACTAAAAAAGATGTACGCTGATAAATTGATTGGTTAA
- a CDS encoding protein adenylyltransferase SelO: protein MKNLKINNRFTAELPADPNETNEVRQVANALFSYVNPTKPSNPQLIHASKSVAELVGISEDEIQSESFLNAFSGKEILPETRPYAMAYAGHQFGNWAGQLGDGRAINLTEVEHDNSFFTLQLKGAGKTPYSRTADGLAVLRSSIREYLCAEAMYYLGVPTTRSLSLMLSGDEVLRDILYNGNPAFEKGAIVCRVAPSFIRFGSFELLTSRNELKNLKQFVEYTIKYYFPEIKGDPKEQYVQFFQKVADTTREMILHWQRVGFVHGVMNTDNMSIHGITIDYGPYGWLENYDPNWTPNTTDSQYRRYRFGNQPQIAQWNLYQLANALYPLINEAKPLEDILESFINEFDSDYKTMFLSKLGLFTSTETDSELIANLEATLQLSETDMTIFFRNLSLIKKEDSIENTIAKIKDAFYIPEEITNTILENWTIWFSLYLKRLATEVLSDEDRATKMNRINPKYVLRNYMAQLSIDAADKGDFSLVDELYTLLQKPYDEQPEMEKWFAKRPDWARSKVGCSMLSCSS, encoded by the coding sequence ATGAAAAATTTAAAAATAAACAACCGATTTACAGCAGAATTACCTGCAGATCCTAACGAGACAAATGAAGTCCGTCAGGTTGCTAATGCGCTTTTTTCCTATGTAAATCCAACAAAACCATCAAATCCACAACTGATTCATGCTTCAAAATCTGTAGCTGAATTGGTTGGAATTTCTGAAGACGAAATTCAATCAGAATCCTTTCTAAACGCATTCTCAGGAAAAGAAATTCTTCCTGAAACACGTCCTTACGCAATGGCGTATGCAGGGCACCAATTTGGGAATTGGGCCGGGCAATTGGGTGATGGTCGTGCTATAAACTTAACAGAAGTAGAACATGATAATTCATTTTTTACGCTTCAGCTAAAAGGAGCAGGAAAAACTCCTTACTCCCGAACTGCTGATGGTCTGGCGGTTTTGCGCTCCTCCATCAGAGAATATCTGTGTGCCGAAGCTATGTATTATCTAGGTGTTCCTACTACCCGATCACTTTCTTTAATGTTATCGGGTGATGAAGTTTTGCGCGATATTTTATACAATGGAAATCCTGCTTTCGAAAAAGGAGCTATTGTTTGTCGCGTTGCTCCGTCTTTCATTCGCTTTGGAAGTTTTGAATTGCTTACTTCTCGCAATGAATTGAAAAACCTGAAACAATTTGTAGAATATACGATCAAATATTACTTCCCCGAAATTAAAGGAGACCCAAAAGAACAATATGTACAGTTTTTCCAAAAAGTAGCCGACACCACACGTGAAATGATTTTGCATTGGCAAAGAGTTGGTTTTGTACATGGTGTAATGAATACCGATAATATGTCTATCCACGGAATCACCATTGACTATGGTCCGTATGGCTGGTTGGAAAATTACGATCCCAATTGGACACCAAATACAACAGACAGTCAATACAGAAGATACCGTTTTGGTAACCAACCGCAAATTGCGCAATGGAATTTGTATCAATTGGCTAATGCGCTTTATCCGTTAATCAACGAAGCCAAGCCTTTAGAAGATATTTTGGAGTCTTTTATAAACGAGTTTGATTCCGATTACAAAACAATGTTTTTAAGTAAACTAGGATTGTTTACTTCAACCGAAACTGATAGTGAATTAATTGCTAATTTAGAAGCAACTTTACAGTTATCTGAAACGGATATGACGATCTTTTTTAGAAATTTAAGTCTCATAAAAAAAGAAGATTCGATTGAAAATACAATTGCAAAAATTAAAGATGCCTTCTATATTCCGGAAGAAATCACCAATACTATCTTAGAAAATTGGACGATCTGGTTTTCGTTATATCTAAAAAGATTAGCGACAGAAGTCCTTTCAGATGAAGATCGCGCCACAAAAATGAATCGTATCAATCCGAAATATGTATTGCGAAATTATATGGCGCAACTAAGTATTGACGCAGCAGACAAAGGCGATTTTTCATTGGTTGATGAATTATATACCCTACTTCAAAAACCATATGACGAACAACCGGAAATGGAGAAATGGTTTGCCAAAAGACCGGATTGGGCTCGTTCTAAAGTAGGTTGCTCTATGCTTTCTTGTAGTTCTTAA